One stretch of Patescibacteria group bacterium DNA includes these proteins:
- a CDS encoding outer membrane beta-barrel protein, translating to MKYLKRLILSQAVVLLLAGQAHASIWQTQILTQEFQPEGIVLGKELNKENAIRVGQARFRGSLTVSEMYDDNIYLDPESKTADMINEVNPRVFMDLPFGIDERHNFQVLYNAKLGSYLNHSKNNYQDQDVTGLLNFQLPFGYFAFRDFFNKTSDRAGTEFTTLLRRTENTGEVFLGTEFNKLANEVAYGHFSRHFNALDLNNYNYTEDVGTDTLYYQLFPKTKALLEYNYAVIDYTKDNSRDGHFNQIRAGFKGDLTGKTIGVAKFGYQNREYNDAGEKGFDHFVAEIGTYTKFSDRTQLRLTFWDTAIESIYENNNYYNNNSLQMELEQRLARNYTLICNLGIDRNLYPEVSPTANKKRRDTILNAGLALEYQAKEWIKAKVGYGFAKDFSNIDTQDYTDNQVMVSITLMI from the coding sequence ATGAAGTATTTGAAGAGGTTGATTTTGTCGCAGGCCGTTGTGTTGCTTCTGGCCGGCCAGGCCCATGCCAGCATCTGGCAGACCCAGATCCTGACGCAGGAGTTTCAGCCCGAAGGCATCGTCCTGGGCAAAGAGCTCAATAAAGAGAACGCCATACGCGTCGGGCAGGCAAGGTTCAGGGGTTCATTGACCGTTTCCGAGATGTATGATGACAACATCTATCTGGACCCTGAGAGTAAAACAGCGGACATGATCAACGAAGTCAACCCGAGAGTGTTCATGGATCTGCCGTTCGGCATTGACGAGCGCCATAATTTCCAGGTCCTGTATAACGCCAAGCTGGGCAGTTACCTTAATCACAGTAAAAATAACTACCAGGACCAGGATGTTACAGGTCTGCTCAATTTCCAGCTTCCTTTCGGTTATTTCGCTTTCAGGGATTTCTTCAATAAGACATCGGATAGGGCCGGCACGGAATTCACCACGTTGCTCAGGCGTACGGAAAATACAGGCGAAGTATTTTTAGGGACGGAGTTCAACAAGCTGGCGAATGAAGTCGCCTATGGCCATTTTTCCAGGCATTTTAATGCCCTGGACCTCAATAATTATAATTACACCGAAGACGTCGGTACCGATACGTTATACTACCAGCTTTTTCCCAAGACAAAGGCCTTGCTGGAATACAACTACGCCGTCATCGATTATACAAAAGATAATTCCCGCGACGGGCATTTTAACCAGATAAGGGCCGGCTTCAAGGGCGATCTGACAGGCAAGACGATCGGCGTTGCCAAGTTCGGCTACCAGAACAGGGAATATAATGACGCTGGTGAAAAGGGTTTTGACCATTTTGTGGCGGAAATAGGGACATATACCAAGTTCAGCGACCGCACACAATTGAGGCTGACGTTCTGGGACACGGCTATTGAATCCATTTATGAGAACAATAACTATTACAATAATAATTCCCTCCAGATGGAATTGGAACAGCGTCTGGCGCGTAATTACACGTTGATCTGTAACCTTGGCATCGACAGGAACCTTTATCCGGAAGTCAGCCCAACGGCAAACAAAAAACGCCGCGATACGATCTTGAACGCCGGCTTGGCCCTCGAATACCAGGCCAAAGAGTGGATCAAGGCAAAAGTGGGCTATGGATTCGCAAAAGATTTCTCGAACATAGATACGCAGGATTATACGGACAATCAGGTGATGGTGAGCATCACCTTGATGATATAG
- a CDS encoding polysaccharide biosynthesis/export family protein, translating to MPKHPILRTAIALLFVFSMQRGLFAEAEKAYRIGPENLLQIDVHYGKDGLISQKVRVSSRNFITFPLIGEVDVEGLTVSELENKLYTLLEKDYLVNPQVSVVIEEYSTVSVIGEVKKPGAYPIKGKLTVVEAISLAEGFSKIASPNRAKIVRTNADGTKKEIPVRLNDIINGKRQKDNVYLQAGDVVVVPESLF from the coding sequence ATGCCTAAACACCCCATATTAAGGACGGCGATAGCTTTGTTGTTTGTTTTTTCGATGCAGCGCGGGCTTTTCGCCGAAGCAGAGAAGGCTTATCGCATCGGCCCGGAGAACCTGCTTCAGATCGACGTGCATTACGGCAAGGACGGCCTGATCTCTCAGAAGGTGCGTGTTTCTTCCAGGAACTTCATCACATTCCCTCTTATCGGAGAAGTCGATGTGGAGGGCCTCACCGTATCCGAGCTTGAGAACAAACTTTATACCCTTCTTGAAAAAGATTATCTTGTCAATCCCCAGGTGAGCGTCGTCATCGAAGAATACAGCACGGTGTCGGTGATCGGCGAAGTCAAAAAACCCGGGGCGTATCCTATCAAGGGTAAGCTGACGGTGGTCGAAGCCATATCGCTGGCGGAAGGTTTCAGCAAGATCGCATCCCCCAACCGCGCCAAGATCGTGCGCACCAACGCTGACGGGACAAAAAAGGAAATACCCGTCAGGCTGAACGATATCATCAACGGCAAGAGACAGAAAGATAATGTTTATCTTCAGGCAGGCGACGTGGTCGTTGTGCCGGAAAGCTTGTTCTAA
- a CDS encoding glycosyltransferase has translation AGYLSGARLWELYAHAGLFILPSYYEGLPLALLEAMSYGVSCLASDIPANQELGLSEDRYFKPWDAVTLIHKIKEFVDKPMPQEARDAQARQILERYHWDKAADETFHIYERVLKAS, from the coding sequence GGCGGGGTATCTTTCCGGCGCGCGTCTCTGGGAATTATATGCCCACGCCGGGCTTTTTATCCTTCCTTCTTATTATGAAGGCCTGCCGCTGGCCCTGCTTGAGGCCATGAGCTATGGAGTTTCCTGCCTGGCTTCGGATATCCCGGCCAATCAGGAGCTTGGATTGTCCGAGGACAGATACTTCAAGCCGTGGGATGCGGTGACCCTTATCCATAAGATCAAGGAATTCGTTGATAAGCCCATGCCGCAGGAAGCAAGGGATGCGCAAGCCAGACAGATATTGGAACGTTATCACTGGGACAAGGCCGCGGATGAGACTTTTCATATCTATGAGAGAGTTTTGAAAGCAAGCTGA